The following proteins come from a genomic window of Amphiura filiformis chromosome 16, Afil_fr2py, whole genome shotgun sequence:
- the LOC140172551 gene encoding uncharacterized protein: MAAISAVISFRLFVFAAAGDEECNTTAAPTTIQPTTPQPTTTQPATTQPATTQYNVTTAAQTQPTTMQPATMQPATTSSVTTQYNDGSMNTLIIVSAASVGGVVLLIILVVVLVRFGKRSNASKSDVAPPVYYTTHIPAISDSRNQDIPDANSEEGNANTGYLRPINPDIALGGSLGINAHESDTALPVHYITRVSSIPDSTYEAIPNANNEEGNDNTGYMSIDPANTAEGSSDNYQGLYAVVE, encoded by the exons atggctgccatttcagcTGTTATATCGTTCCGTTTGTTTGTGTTCG CGGCCGCTGGAGATGAAGAGTGTA ATACGACGGCTGCCCCAACGACAATACAACCAACCACACCGCAACCAACGACAACGCAACCAGCAACAACGCAACCTGCAACAACTCAGTACAACG TTACGACGGCTGCCCAAACGCAACCAACGACAATGCAACCAGCAACAATGCAACCTGCAACGACGTCATCTGTAACCACTCAGTACAACG atgGTTCTATGAACACCCTAATCATCGTGTCTGCCGCGTCTGTCGGAGGTGTTGTGCTGCTAATCATACTTGTGGTGGTATTGGTGCGTTTTGGTAAAAG AAGCAATGCATCCAAATCAGATGTAGCTCCTCCAGTATATTACACAACACATATTCCAGCAATATCAGACTCACGTAACCAAGATATTCCGGATGCGAACAGTGAAGAAGGAAACGCCAATACAGGATATTTACGCCCTATTAATCCCGATATTGCGCTTGGAGGATCACTAGG AATTAATGCGCACGAATCAGATACAGCTCTTCCAGTACATTACATAACACGCGTCTCTTCAATACCAGACTCAACGTACGAGGCTATTCCGAATGCGAACAACGAAGAAGGAAACGACAATACAGGATATATGAGTATTGATCCTGCTAATACGGCAGAAGGATCATCAGATAATTATCAAGGGTTATATGCAGTTGTAGAATGA